A window of the Nibribacter ruber genome harbors these coding sequences:
- a CDS encoding DegT/DnrJ/EryC1/StrS family aminotransferase, with product MSANQDFIYLSPPHMGGREQHYIQEAFDQNWITTAGANVDGFEKELASYVGVPHAAVLSSGTAALHLALLTMGIGEGDEVFCSSFTFVASTNPIKYVGATPVLIDSELTTWNLCPKALEQAMQSRQQKGKLPKALILVHLYGMPSRMQEILELCQHYGVQVIEDAAEALGSTYKNQQMGTFGEAGFFSFNGNKIITTSGGGALISQNKDLVEKAKWLATQAKEPTPHYHHTTMGFNYRLSNICAGIGRGQLEVLEERVQQKRLVFANYQTLLQDLEEIQWQPEPKGSLSNRWLSCFTIQKGSAVTPEKIRLALLADQIESRPLWQPMHQQPLYQGCDYFGENVSDDLFARGLCLPSGTKLTMSLQERIASIIRKAFLA from the coding sequence ATGAGCGCCAACCAGGATTTCATCTACCTGTCGCCGCCGCACATGGGCGGAAGAGAGCAGCACTACATTCAAGAAGCATTCGATCAAAACTGGATTACCACCGCGGGCGCGAACGTAGATGGTTTTGAGAAAGAACTGGCTTCCTATGTGGGAGTACCGCATGCAGCCGTGCTTTCTTCGGGCACCGCGGCTTTGCATTTGGCTTTGCTGACCATGGGCATAGGCGAAGGGGACGAGGTCTTCTGCTCCAGCTTTACCTTTGTGGCCAGCACTAACCCCATCAAATATGTTGGCGCTACACCCGTATTGATTGACAGTGAACTTACCACCTGGAACCTCTGCCCGAAAGCGCTGGAACAAGCTATGCAATCACGTCAGCAGAAAGGCAAACTCCCCAAAGCCTTGATTCTGGTTCATTTATACGGAATGCCTTCGCGCATGCAGGAGATTCTGGAGTTGTGCCAACACTATGGCGTGCAAGTCATAGAAGATGCTGCCGAGGCACTAGGATCAACTTATAAGAACCAGCAGATGGGCACCTTCGGGGAGGCGGGTTTCTTCTCCTTTAACGGAAACAAGATTATCACTACTTCTGGAGGCGGCGCATTGATTTCTCAAAACAAAGACCTGGTTGAAAAAGCTAAATGGCTGGCCACCCAAGCCAAAGAACCAACGCCGCACTACCATCATACCACCATGGGGTTTAACTACCGGCTTAGCAATATCTGCGCGGGTATAGGCCGGGGTCAGTTAGAAGTCTTGGAGGAGCGTGTCCAACAGAAGCGACTGGTGTTTGCAAATTACCAAACGCTATTGCAAGATCTAGAGGAAATTCAATGGCAACCAGAGCCAAAAGGAAGCTTAAGTAACCGCTGGCTTTCCTGCTTCACTATCCAGAAAGGAAGCGCCGTCACGCCTGAGAAAATACGGCTGGCCCTGTTAGCGGACCAGATTGAAAGCCGACCGCTGTGGCAACCCATGCACCAGCAACCACTGTACCAAGGCTGTGACTATTTCGGGGAGAACGTGAGCGATGATCTGTTTGCCAGAGGCTTGTGCTTGCCATCGGGCACAAAGCTCACTATGAGCCTGCAAGAGCGCATTGCTTCTATCATCAGAAAAGCGTTTTTGGCCTGA
- a CDS encoding DMT family transporter, with protein MQKPSFKDYLELHFIILLWGFTAILGKLISIPAVELVFYRTILAAVALAVVIKLRGESFKIGRRNIIKIVGVGFMIAAHWILFFASARVASVSICLAGMATASLWTSILEPIFTKKKIKAHEVALALLIMLGLYVIFRFEFDHAVGIAMAVGSAFLASCFTIINSKLTKQHAATTITCYEMAGAWLATTLFLPFYRNYMTDSGTLQLSADLWDFLWIGVLALVCTVYAYTAAVRLMQKFSAYTMNLTVNLEPVYGILLAWFIFKEGEQMSAGFYYGAAIILFSVFLHPILESMLARRQRNLKDALPN; from the coding sequence GTGCAAAAGCCCTCGTTTAAAGATTATTTAGAACTGCACTTCATCATACTACTGTGGGGGTTCACGGCTATTTTGGGCAAGCTGATTTCCATTCCGGCGGTGGAATTGGTGTTTTACCGTACCATTTTGGCGGCCGTGGCTTTGGCAGTGGTCATCAAACTGCGCGGCGAGTCATTTAAGATTGGCCGAAGAAACATCATCAAGATTGTGGGTGTGGGATTTATGATAGCGGCCCACTGGATTCTGTTCTTCGCGTCTGCCCGGGTAGCGTCTGTTTCTATCTGTCTGGCGGGCATGGCCACGGCTAGCCTTTGGACGTCTATTCTGGAGCCTATCTTCACCAAGAAGAAAATCAAAGCCCATGAGGTGGCTCTGGCCCTGCTCATCATGTTGGGCCTGTATGTCATCTTCCGGTTTGAGTTTGATCATGCCGTGGGTATTGCAATGGCGGTAGGCTCGGCGTTTCTGGCGTCCTGCTTTACCATCATCAACAGCAAGCTTACCAAACAGCACGCGGCCACTACCATTACCTGTTATGAGATGGCGGGCGCTTGGTTAGCCACTACCCTTTTCCTGCCGTTCTACCGAAACTACATGACCGATTCTGGCACTTTACAGTTAAGCGCAGACCTCTGGGACTTCTTATGGATTGGGGTGTTGGCCTTGGTGTGTACCGTGTATGCCTATACTGCGGCTGTGCGCCTCATGCAGAAGTTCTCTGCCTACACCATGAACCTAACCGTGAACCTGGAGCCTGTCTATGGCATTCTGCTGGCGTGGTTCATCTTCAAAGAAGGCGAGCAAATGTCGGCGGGCTTTTACTATGGCGCAGCTATCATACTGTTCAGTGTGTTCTTGCACCCTATTCTGGAGTCTATGCTGGCGCGCCGCCAACGCAACTTAAAGGACGCCCTGCCAAACTGA
- a CDS encoding transglutaminase domain-containing protein, whose amino-acid sequence MKRFVLLLFSVFYAVTSFAQKPPQYAAVDKKVIQLTQKQTLTLEELVKVISQNFTTPEDRTRAAFVWLTENIAYDIQALYLTPSIGNNKYLIEQTLKTKKAVCEGYAEVFQTLCNQMGIKAYMVTGYTSLDNQVSSKAHAWCAAQVNGKWYLFDPTWGAGYVSEKAFTKHRNEQFFKAEPASFAPTHFPSDPLWQFSTSPITGREFAAGVSSLPKPRSCFQFKDTLAAYEKLDDHGRLLSTVRRMEAPGNFHPFLANHLLSLKSQIDYQNYLALSMAYNQGIDLLNQFLYYRNNMLFGKKREAELKTLITTSVSNFQAAKQRLDTVKWHSTQYEIGSIKDNLTKAYSLALDQQKFINRIYDPLGLKKKN is encoded by the coding sequence ATGAAACGCTTCGTCCTGCTCTTGTTCAGTGTATTCTACGCGGTTACTTCTTTTGCCCAGAAGCCACCTCAGTATGCCGCAGTAGACAAGAAAGTCATCCAACTGACGCAGAAGCAAACCCTGACGTTGGAGGAACTGGTAAAGGTGATCTCCCAGAACTTCACCACGCCAGAGGACAGGACCCGGGCCGCTTTTGTCTGGCTCACTGAGAACATTGCCTATGACATCCAAGCTTTGTATTTAACGCCGTCCATTGGCAACAACAAATACCTCATTGAACAGACGTTAAAAACCAAAAAGGCGGTCTGCGAAGGGTACGCCGAAGTGTTTCAAACCTTGTGCAACCAGATGGGCATCAAAGCCTATATGGTCACGGGATACACGTCCCTGGACAATCAAGTGAGCTCAAAGGCGCACGCCTGGTGCGCGGCGCAGGTAAACGGCAAGTGGTATTTATTTGACCCAACCTGGGGGGCGGGGTACGTGTCTGAAAAGGCGTTCACCAAACACAGAAACGAGCAGTTCTTTAAGGCTGAACCCGCCAGCTTTGCACCCACACATTTTCCTTCTGACCCGCTTTGGCAGTTTTCTACCTCACCCATCACCGGTAGAGAGTTTGCCGCAGGTGTTTCCTCCCTTCCCAAACCAAGGAGTTGTTTCCAGTTCAAAGACACGCTGGCGGCGTATGAGAAACTAGATGACCATGGCCGCTTGCTGAGCACCGTCCGGAGGATGGAGGCCCCTGGCAACTTTCATCCTTTTTTGGCCAACCACCTGCTATCCTTGAAGAGCCAGATTGACTACCAGAACTACCTGGCGCTTTCTATGGCCTACAACCAGGGCATAGACCTGCTCAACCAGTTCTTGTACTATAGAAACAACATGCTCTTCGGCAAGAAGCGCGAAGCCGAACTGAAGACGTTGATCACCACCTCCGTCTCAAATTTCCAGGCCGCCAAACAAAGGTTAGACACCGTCAAGTGGCATTCAACCCAATATGAGATTGGTTCTATAAAAGACAACCTGACCAAGGCCTACAGCTTGGCCTTGGACCAGCAAAAATTCATCAACCGGATTTATGATCCCCTCGGCTTGAAAAAGAAAAACTAA
- a CDS encoding trans-sulfuration enzyme family protein — MSISPKVTPIYQTSVFTFEDLNALEAYFEQPGQSYLYSRNGNPNTDELAEEVNQLENGQGAVATSSGISAILTAVLVYCQSGDHVLCAEEIYGGSAALLTQELTRMGVQVSFVPMGEMYSFGNYVQANTKVLLVETISNPMMTVLDLAKVAVECQKQGVKLVVDNTFASPVITKPLELGADIVIHSVTKYLSGHSDVTAGVVVAKVTEDAQRAKQIVVAWGLNLSPFDSWLAARGLKTLKLRIRQHSENALALATYLQNHPKVSEVYYPGLSTHPQNGLASAQGKGWFGGMLSFRIKDEVETVNRFMRGLTHIPFAPSLAGVVSSVSYPLGTSHRALTEEQRAKLGISIGLIRLSVGIEEAEDLIADLEKALAAI, encoded by the coding sequence GTGTCTATATCTCCGAAAGTTACGCCCATCTACCAGACCTCAGTATTCACCTTTGAGGATTTGAACGCCTTAGAAGCCTATTTTGAGCAACCTGGCCAAAGCTATCTGTACAGCCGGAACGGCAATCCTAACACAGATGAGCTGGCTGAGGAGGTAAACCAATTGGAAAACGGACAAGGCGCAGTGGCAACTTCTTCGGGCATATCGGCTATTCTGACGGCGGTGCTGGTGTACTGCCAGTCTGGGGACCATGTGCTGTGCGCCGAGGAAATCTACGGAGGCTCTGCCGCTCTGCTCACTCAGGAACTGACGCGCATGGGGGTGCAGGTGAGTTTCGTGCCGATGGGGGAGATGTACAGCTTTGGTAACTATGTGCAAGCTAATACCAAAGTGCTGTTGGTAGAGACTATTAGTAACCCCATGATGACGGTGTTGGACTTAGCCAAAGTAGCAGTAGAATGTCAGAAGCAAGGCGTGAAGCTGGTCGTGGACAATACCTTCGCCTCACCGGTCATTACTAAACCTTTGGAGTTAGGAGCTGATATCGTCATTCACAGCGTAACCAAATACTTGTCGGGGCACAGTGACGTGACGGCTGGGGTAGTGGTTGCCAAAGTGACGGAAGACGCTCAGCGCGCCAAGCAAATTGTGGTGGCCTGGGGCTTAAACCTGAGCCCCTTTGATTCCTGGCTAGCCGCCCGCGGTCTCAAGACCTTGAAACTGCGCATCCGGCAACACTCAGAAAATGCCTTGGCGCTGGCAACTTACCTGCAAAACCACCCTAAAGTAAGCGAGGTCTACTATCCAGGTCTGTCTACTCATCCTCAGAATGGATTGGCATCGGCGCAGGGGAAAGGCTGGTTTGGTGGTATGCTTTCCTTTAGAATTAAAGACGAGGTAGAGACTGTGAACCGCTTCATGCGCGGCCTGACTCATATCCCGTTTGCCCCTTCATTGGCAGGGGTGGTTTCCTCTGTCTCTTATCCTTTAGGCACATCCCACAGAGCCCTCACCGAAGAGCAACGGGCCAAACTGGGCATCTCCATTGGGCTAATCAGGCTGTCTGTAGGCATTGAAGAAGCAGAGGATTTAATTGCAGATTTAGAGAAAGCGCTGGCTGCTATTTGA
- a CDS encoding acetyltransferase: protein MNSTGKDIVIVGAGGLGREVLMLIRQINQHTPTWNFLGFYDDASPEAGFGYPYLGTVDDLNNTPTPLHAVIAIGDCQAKAKVVERLFNNFLLFPVLVHPSVVNEVVQLNQIDEGSIICQNCILTINVRLGKHVLLNLACTLGHDAVLGDFCSLMPQVAVSGGVTLQKGVYMGTNSSILQYKSVGVFTAIGAGAVVTQDLPDHCTAVGVPARIIKQAV, encoded by the coding sequence ATGAACAGCACAGGAAAAGATATTGTCATTGTAGGGGCCGGCGGTTTGGGCCGCGAGGTCCTGATGCTCATCCGTCAGATAAACCAGCACACCCCTACCTGGAATTTCCTGGGCTTCTATGATGATGCTTCACCCGAGGCCGGCTTCGGGTACCCGTATTTGGGAACGGTGGATGACCTCAACAATACGCCCACTCCCCTTCACGCCGTCATCGCCATTGGGGATTGTCAGGCTAAGGCCAAGGTGGTGGAAAGGCTCTTTAATAACTTCTTGCTGTTCCCTGTGCTGGTGCATCCATCTGTGGTGAATGAAGTAGTGCAACTCAACCAGATTGACGAAGGTTCTATTATTTGCCAGAACTGCATCCTTACTATCAATGTGCGGTTAGGAAAACACGTTCTGCTCAATCTAGCCTGCACCCTAGGCCATGACGCCGTGTTAGGAGACTTCTGCTCTTTGATGCCGCAGGTAGCCGTTAGCGGCGGCGTAACATTACAAAAAGGTGTGTACATGGGCACCAACAGTTCCATCTTGCAATACAAATCTGTAGGCGTGTTCACCGCCATCGGGGCAGGCGCAGTCGTCACCCAAGACCTCCCTGACCATTGTACCGCCGTGGGTGTACCAGCCCGTATCATCAAGCAAGCGGTATGA
- the ispE gene encoding 4-(cytidine 5'-diphospho)-2-C-methyl-D-erythritol kinase encodes MIQFPNAKINLGLQLIEKRPDGFHNLVSCFYPVGWTDALEILPTTSEASFTLSGLSVPGEPTQNLCWKAYELLKKDYHLPAIQMHLHKVIPMGAGLGGGSADAAFTLKILNDLFTLSLPAEQLENYAKQLGSDCAFFVQNKPVLAIEKGDVFKPIDLDLKGWHVVLVYPNFPISTAEAYAGVLPQFPENSLKTLLAHEPTTWKDTVVNDFEASLFPKYPVLKELKGQLYAMGATYASMSGSGSTMYGLFKEAPAQPLPFTAEYSVWQGVL; translated from the coding sequence ATGATTCAGTTTCCGAACGCGAAGATAAACCTTGGGTTACAGTTGATAGAAAAGCGGCCCGACGGCTTCCATAACCTAGTGTCCTGCTTTTACCCGGTGGGCTGGACCGATGCGCTGGAGATTCTTCCCACTACCAGTGAGGCATCCTTCACCCTGTCTGGCTTATCCGTGCCAGGAGAGCCAACCCAGAACCTTTGCTGGAAAGCGTACGAACTGCTCAAAAAGGACTACCACCTGCCGGCCATTCAGATGCATTTGCACAAGGTCATTCCCATGGGCGCGGGGCTGGGCGGGGGATCAGCAGATGCGGCCTTCACACTGAAAATCCTGAATGACCTCTTCACGCTCTCTTTACCGGCTGAGCAACTGGAAAACTACGCGAAGCAACTAGGCAGTGACTGCGCCTTCTTCGTGCAGAACAAACCGGTGCTGGCCATAGAGAAAGGAGATGTCTTTAAACCGATTGACTTAGACCTAAAAGGCTGGCATGTAGTCTTGGTCTATCCCAACTTCCCCATCAGCACCGCTGAAGCCTATGCCGGGGTTTTGCCTCAATTCCCAGAAAACAGCCTAAAAACGCTTTTGGCGCATGAGCCTACTACTTGGAAAGACACTGTGGTCAATGACTTTGAAGCCAGCCTGTTTCCGAAGTATCCTGTCTTAAAAGAATTGAAAGGGCAATTGTATGCCATGGGTGCTACCTATGCCTCTATGTCTGGTTCAGGATCTACTATGTACGGCCTGTTCAAAGAAGCACCAGCACAGCCCTTACCGTTCACGGCAGAGTACTCAGTTTGGCAGGGCGTCCTTTAA
- the atpC gene encoding ATP synthase F1 subunit epsilon has protein sequence MYLEIITPDKRVFEGDVTSVQFPGINGGFEVLNNHAALISALANGPVRVTPTTGTSVVFQIDGGVVEVLDNKIIVLAEAVTA, from the coding sequence ATGTATTTAGAAATCATCACCCCAGATAAGAGAGTATTTGAAGGCGACGTGACCTCGGTTCAGTTTCCTGGTATTAATGGTGGCTTTGAAGTGTTGAACAACCACGCCGCCTTGATTAGTGCCTTGGCTAACGGTCCTGTGCGCGTGACGCCCACTACTGGTACATCAGTGGTATTCCAGATTGACGGGGGAGTTGTGGAAGTGCTGGACAATAAGATTATTGTCTTGGCCGAAGCCGTAACCGCCTAA
- a CDS encoding sugar transferase, whose product MYLSFGKRFLDLVLAGSALLVLWPVMLVVAVALWFGFDGKVLFRQQRPGLHGKAFTFYKFTTMTQGRDAAGELLPDEHRLTSLGSFIRKTSLDELPQLWNVLKGDMSLVGPRPLLMDYLPLYTPDQARRHAVKPGITGWAQVNGRNLLSWEEKFTFDVWYVEHASFKVDLQILWRTFKHVIQPEGISAPDTATMPRFTGSSNTAS is encoded by the coding sequence ATGTACCTTTCCTTCGGAAAACGCTTCTTAGACCTCGTCCTTGCCGGATCCGCGCTGTTGGTGCTGTGGCCGGTGATGCTGGTGGTGGCGGTGGCATTGTGGTTTGGATTTGACGGAAAGGTGTTGTTCAGACAGCAACGACCAGGGCTGCACGGCAAGGCGTTTACGTTCTACAAGTTTACCACCATGACTCAGGGCCGTGATGCTGCCGGTGAGCTACTACCAGATGAACATCGGCTTACGTCATTGGGAAGCTTCATCAGGAAAACTTCTTTGGATGAGTTGCCGCAGTTATGGAACGTGCTAAAAGGGGATATGAGTCTGGTGGGCCCCAGGCCCTTGCTGATGGACTATCTGCCTTTGTACACGCCTGACCAAGCCAGACGCCATGCCGTAAAACCGGGCATCACAGGCTGGGCGCAGGTAAACGGACGCAACCTGTTATCCTGGGAAGAAAAGTTTACTTTTGACGTGTGGTACGTGGAACATGCCTCGTTTAAGGTAGACTTGCAGATTCTATGGCGCACGTTCAAACACGTGATTCAACCCGAAGGAATTTCGGCACCCGATACGGCCACCATGCCGCGGTTCACCGGTTCTTCTAATACTGCTTCATGA
- the atpD gene encoding F0F1 ATP synthase subunit beta — translation MANIGRITQVIGPVVDVSFSGENSKLPNIMDALVVVKANGARVVLETQQHLGEDRVRTIAMDATEGLTRGMEVTDLASPISMPTGDNVLGRLFNVIGEAIDGIPQPVSEADLPIHRNAPRFEDLSTSSEVLYTGIKVIDLIEPYSKGGKIGLFGGAGVGKTVLIQELINNIAKGHGGLSVFAGVGERTREGNDLLREMIESGIVRYGDAFMESMEHGGWDLSKVDQEALKESKATFVFGQMNEPPGARARVALSGLTVAESFRDGDGTGAGRDILFFIDNIFRFTQAGSEVSALLGRMPSAVGYQPTLATEMGAMQERITSTKRGSITSVQAVYVPADDLTDPAPATTFAHLDATTVLSRKISELGIYPAVDPLDSTSRILTADVVGEEHYNTAQRVKEILQRYKELQDIIAILGMDELSEEDKLVVHRARRVQRFLSQPFHVAEQFTGLKGVLVDIKDTIRGFNEIMDGLHDNLPESAFNLVGTIEDAVAKGQKMMAEAK, via the coding sequence ATGGCGAATATTGGCAGAATTACCCAGGTGATCGGTCCGGTAGTGGACGTTAGCTTCTCGGGTGAGAATTCTAAGTTGCCCAACATCATGGATGCCCTGGTGGTGGTGAAGGCGAACGGTGCCCGCGTGGTACTTGAGACTCAGCAGCACTTAGGCGAAGACCGCGTACGTACCATTGCAATGGACGCAACCGAAGGTCTTACCCGCGGTATGGAAGTAACCGACTTGGCGTCTCCTATCTCAATGCCTACCGGCGATAACGTGCTAGGCCGTCTGTTCAACGTAATTGGCGAAGCCATTGACGGTATTCCACAGCCAGTGAGCGAGGCAGACCTTCCTATCCACAGAAACGCGCCTCGTTTTGAGGACCTTTCTACGTCTTCTGAGGTTTTGTACACAGGTATCAAAGTAATTGACCTGATTGAGCCTTACTCCAAAGGGGGTAAAATTGGTTTGTTCGGGGGTGCCGGTGTAGGTAAAACCGTATTGATCCAGGAGTTGATCAACAACATCGCCAAAGGCCACGGTGGTCTTTCTGTATTTGCCGGTGTAGGTGAGCGTACTCGTGAGGGAAACGACTTACTACGCGAGATGATTGAGTCTGGCATTGTGCGCTACGGTGACGCCTTCATGGAGTCTATGGAGCATGGTGGATGGGACCTTTCTAAAGTAGACCAGGAAGCCCTGAAAGAATCAAAAGCAACCTTCGTGTTCGGTCAGATGAACGAGCCTCCTGGGGCCCGTGCCCGTGTAGCCTTGTCAGGTTTGACGGTAGCCGAGTCTTTCCGTGACGGTGACGGTACTGGTGCTGGTAGAGATATTCTTTTCTTTATTGACAACATCTTCCGTTTCACGCAGGCAGGTTCTGAGGTATCGGCTCTCTTGGGTCGTATGCCATCTGCGGTAGGTTACCAGCCAACATTGGCTACTGAGATGGGTGCCATGCAAGAGCGTATCACGTCTACTAAGCGTGGTTCCATTACGTCTGTACAGGCCGTTTACGTACCTGCAGATGACTTAACGGATCCGGCTCCAGCAACTACGTTTGCTCACTTGGATGCCACCACTGTATTGTCTCGTAAAATCTCTGAGTTGGGTATCTACCCAGCGGTAGACCCTCTGGATTCTACCTCACGTATCTTGACCGCAGACGTAGTAGGCGAAGAGCACTACAACACGGCCCAGCGTGTGAAAGAGATTCTTCAGCGTTACAAAGAATTGCAAGACATCATCGCTATCTTGGGTATGGACGAATTATCTGAAGAAGATAAATTGGTTGTACACAGAGCGCGTCGTGTGCAGCGTTTCTTGTCTCAGCCATTCCACGTAGCCGAGCAGTTCACTGGCTTGAAAGGTGTGTTGGTAGACATCAAAGACACCATCCGTGGCTTCAACGAAATCATGGACGGTCTGCATGACAACCTTCCTGAGTCTGCCTTCAACTTGGTAGGTACCATTGAGGATGCCGTTGCCAAGGGTCAGAAAATGATGGCCGAAGCAAAATAA